A genomic window from Serratia liquefaciens includes:
- the rpmI gene encoding 50S ribosomal protein L35 codes for MPKIKTVRGAAKRFKKTGSGGFKRKHANLRHILTKKATKRKRHLRPKGMVSKNDLVLVTACLPYA; via the coding sequence ATGCCAAAGATTAAAACTGTACGTGGTGCAGCCAAACGCTTCAAAAAAACCGGCAGCGGTGGTTTTAAGCGTAAACATGCTAACCTGCGTCATATTCTGACCAAAAAAGCAACCAAGCGTAAACGTCACCTGCGTCCGAAAGGCATGGTGTCTAAAAACGATTTGGTCCTGGTTACCGCGTGCCTGCCGTACGCTTAA
- a CDS encoding MarC family NAAT transporter produces the protein MTSILQLFQAIGLGLVLLLPLANPLTTVALLLGLSGNMTREERNQQSLMASIYVFFIMTVAFYAGQVVMNTFGISIPGLRIAGGLIVAFIGFRMLFPQQSAEEAPEVETKSNELRKKTSANIAFVPLAMPSTAGPGTIAMIISSASSIHENTLGFAHWVLLVAPVAIFFSVAFILWVCLRSSGAIMRLVGKSGIEAISRLMGFLLVCMGVQFIINGVLEIISTYVPAA, from the coding sequence ATGACAAGTATTCTGCAGTTATTCCAGGCCATAGGACTGGGTTTGGTGCTGCTGTTGCCACTGGCCAACCCGCTGACTACCGTCGCGCTGTTGCTTGGCCTGTCGGGCAATATGACGCGCGAAGAACGCAATCAGCAGTCGCTGATGGCATCCATTTATGTGTTCTTTATCATGACGGTGGCGTTCTACGCCGGCCAAGTGGTGATGAACACCTTCGGCATTTCCATTCCTGGTCTGCGTATTGCCGGTGGGTTGATTGTGGCATTTATCGGTTTCCGCATGCTGTTCCCACAGCAAAGCGCAGAAGAAGCGCCAGAAGTGGAAACCAAGTCAAACGAGCTGCGTAAGAAAACCTCGGCCAATATCGCCTTTGTCCCGTTGGCAATGCCAAGCACCGCTGGCCCCGGGACTATCGCCATGATCATCAGCTCGGCATCGAGCATTCACGAAAATACGCTGGGTTTCGCCCATTGGGTGCTGCTGGTGGCCCCGGTGGCGATTTTCTTCTCGGTTGCTTTTATCCTGTGGGTTTGCCTGCGCAGCTCCGGCGCCATTATGCGCCTGGTGGGGAAAAGCGGCATCGAAGCCATTTCGCGTCTGATGGGGTTCTTGCTGGTGTGTATGGGCGTGCAGTTTATTATCAACGGCGTGTTGGAAATCATCTCCACCTACGTGCCTGCGGCCTGA
- the thrS gene encoding threonine--tRNA ligase: protein MPVITLPDGSQRHFDHPVSPLDVARDIGPGLAKACIAGRVNGELVDAGDMIESDAQLAIITIKDAEGLEIMRHSCAHLLGHAIKQLWPDTKMAIGPVIDNGFYYDVDIDRTLTQEDLDLLEKRMHELADKDYDVIKKKVSWQEARDTFAARGENYKVAILDENISHDDRPGLYHHEEYVDMCRGPHVPNMRFCHHFKLQKTSGAYWRGDSKNKMLQRIYGTAWADKKQLNAYLQRLEEAAKRDHRKIGKQLDLYHMQEEAPGMVFWHNDGWTIFRELEAFVRMKLKEYQYQEVKGPFMMDRVLWEKTGHWENYKDAMFTTSSENREYCIKPMNCPGHVQIFNQGLKSYRDLPLRMGEFGSCHRNEPSGSLHGLMRVRGFTQDDAHIFCTEEQVRAEVNECIRMVYDVYGTFGFDKIAVKLSTRPEKRIGTDDMWTRAEEDLAAALTENGIPFEYQPGEGAFYGPKIEFTLHDCLDRAWQCGTVQLDFFLPGRLGASYVGENNDRVVPVMIHRAILGSMERFIGILTEEYAGFYPTWIAPVQVVVMNITDSQSDYVQQLTKKLQDAGIRVKADLRNEKIGFKIREHTLRRVPYMLVCGDKEVESGKVAVRTRRGKDLGSLDVNEVVDKLLKEIRSRSLHQLEE, encoded by the coding sequence ATGCCTGTTATTACTCTTCCTGACGGAAGTCAGCGTCATTTCGATCACCCTGTTTCCCCTTTGGATGTTGCCCGCGATATCGGCCCTGGCCTGGCGAAAGCCTGTATTGCCGGTCGAGTGAACGGTGAGCTGGTTGATGCCGGCGATATGATCGAATCAGACGCGCAGTTGGCTATCATCACCATCAAGGATGCCGAAGGCCTGGAAATCATGCGCCACTCCTGTGCGCACCTGTTGGGCCATGCGATCAAGCAGCTGTGGCCAGACACCAAAATGGCTATCGGCCCAGTGATCGACAACGGTTTCTATTATGACGTTGATATCGACCGTACCCTGACGCAGGAAGACCTGGATCTGCTGGAAAAGCGGATGCATGAGTTGGCCGACAAAGATTATGACGTCATCAAGAAGAAGGTGAGCTGGCAAGAAGCCCGTGACACCTTTGCCGCGCGTGGTGAAAACTACAAGGTGGCGATTCTGGATGAGAACATCAGCCATGACGACCGTCCTGGCCTGTATCACCACGAAGAATATGTCGACATGTGCCGCGGTCCGCACGTACCGAACATGCGTTTCTGCCATCACTTCAAGCTGCAGAAAACGTCTGGCGCCTACTGGCGTGGCGACAGCAAAAATAAAATGCTGCAGCGTATCTACGGCACAGCATGGGCAGACAAGAAACAGCTGAATGCCTATTTGCAACGTCTGGAAGAAGCCGCCAAGCGCGACCACCGCAAGATCGGCAAGCAGCTCGACCTGTACCATATGCAGGAAGAAGCGCCGGGCATGGTGTTCTGGCACAACGATGGCTGGACGATTTTCCGCGAGCTGGAAGCCTTTGTGCGCATGAAGCTCAAAGAGTACCAGTATCAGGAAGTGAAAGGGCCCTTTATGATGGACCGTGTGCTGTGGGAAAAAACCGGCCACTGGGAAAACTATAAAGACGCCATGTTCACCACCTCGTCGGAAAACCGCGAGTATTGCATCAAGCCGATGAACTGCCCGGGTCACGTGCAGATCTTCAACCAGGGCCTGAAATCCTACCGCGATTTGCCGCTGCGTATGGGTGAGTTCGGCAGTTGCCACCGTAACGAGCCTTCGGGTTCTCTGCATGGCCTGATGCGCGTACGCGGTTTCACCCAGGATGACGCCCATATCTTCTGTACTGAAGAGCAGGTGCGTGCCGAGGTGAACGAATGTATCCGTATGGTCTATGATGTTTACGGTACCTTTGGCTTCGACAAGATTGCGGTAAAACTGTCTACCCGCCCTGAAAAGCGCATCGGGACTGACGATATGTGGACCCGTGCGGAAGAGGATCTGGCTGCGGCGCTGACTGAAAACGGGATTCCGTTTGAATATCAGCCGGGTGAGGGTGCCTTCTACGGACCAAAAATTGAATTTACTCTGCATGATTGTTTGGATCGTGCATGGCAATGTGGTACCGTGCAGCTCGATTTCTTCTTACCTGGCCGTTTAGGCGCATCGTATGTTGGCGAAAACAACGATCGCGTGGTCCCGGTAATGATTCACCGCGCTATTTTGGGCTCCATGGAGCGTTTCATCGGTATCCTTACCGAAGAATACGCAGGGTTCTACCCAACCTGGATTGCTCCGGTGCAGGTGGTGGTGATGAATATCACCGACAGCCAGTCTGATTATGTCCAGCAATTGACCAAAAAACTGCAGGATGCAGGGATTCGCGTTAAAGCGGACTTGAGAAATGAGAAGATTGGCTTTAAAATTCGCGAACATACTTTACGACGGGTTCCTTACATGTTGGTCTGCGGTGATAAAGAGGTCGAATCAGGCAAAGTTGCCGTTCGTACCCGCCGTGGCAAAGACCTGGGAAGCCTGGACGTAAACGAAGTCGTAGACAAGCTGCTGAAAGAGATTCGCAGCCGTAGTCTTCATCAACTGGAGGAATAA
- the rplT gene encoding 50S ribosomal protein L20: MARVKRGVIARARHKKILKQAKGYYGARSRVYRVAFQAVIKAGQYAYRDRRQRKRQFRQLWIARINAAARQNDMSYSKFINGLKKASIEIDRKILADIAVFDKVAFSALVEKAKAALA; encoded by the coding sequence ATGGCTCGCGTAAAACGTGGTGTAATTGCACGCGCACGTCACAAGAAAATTTTAAAACAAGCGAAAGGTTACTACGGTGCCCGTTCGCGCGTTTATCGTGTTGCCTTCCAGGCAGTAATCAAAGCAGGTCAGTACGCTTACCGTGACCGTCGTCAACGTAAGCGTCAGTTCCGTCAGCTGTGGATTGCACGTATCAACGCAGCTGCACGTCAGAACGACATGTCTTACAGCAAATTCATTAACGGCTTGAAAAAAGCTTCTATTGAAATTGACCGTAAGATCTTGGCTGACATCGCGGTCTTCGACAAAGTGGCATTCTCTGCACTGGTTGAAAAAGCGAAAGCAGCACTGGCGTAA
- a CDS encoding serine/threonine protein kinase, which yields MSTISPDSGTLATAQAAKWNKTDTVWMFGLYATAVGAGTLFLPINAGLNGPLVLLLMALFAFPLTYLPHRALSRFVLSGSSRDGNIHDVVVEHFGVLAGKIIMVLYLMAFFPIVLVYSISITNALDSFLIHQFHLAPLPRVWLSLAVVVVLNLVLLRGKDAIVSAMGMLVFPLLVFLMGISLYLVPTWQTATFVNGLANTQFSSPDLWHSLWLAVPVMVFSFSHAPIISSFASTQKSLYGEKAERRCARIMRYSYVLICVTVLFFVFSCVLSLSHEDMQQAKDQNITVLTTLANKFSNPLIAYLGPMMAMLAMAKSYLGTSLGVTEGATSLIDGLTRAVGKPLSSRITHRISAVSLFLLTWAATVWNPSALHIIETISGPLIAAILFILPMYAVRAVPAMRRYRALSNVFVLVMGLIALSALIYGLI from the coding sequence ATGAGTACGATTTCTCCCGATTCAGGCACGCTGGCAACCGCCCAGGCTGCCAAATGGAATAAAACCGATACCGTGTGGATGTTTGGGCTCTATGCCACCGCTGTCGGCGCAGGAACCCTGTTCCTGCCGATCAATGCAGGTCTGAATGGCCCGCTGGTCCTGTTGTTGATGGCGTTGTTCGCTTTCCCGCTGACTTATTTACCGCACCGCGCATTGAGCCGCTTCGTGCTGTCCGGCTCCAGCCGTGACGGCAATATCCATGATGTGGTGGTGGAGCATTTTGGCGTGCTGGCCGGCAAAATCATCATGGTGCTGTACCTGATGGCGTTCTTCCCGATCGTGCTGGTGTACAGCATCTCGATCACCAATGCGCTGGACAGCTTCCTGATCCATCAGTTTCATCTGGCTCCGCTGCCGCGTGTCTGGCTGAGCCTGGCGGTGGTGGTGGTTCTGAACCTGGTATTGCTGCGCGGCAAAGACGCTATCGTTTCAGCGATGGGCATGTTGGTGTTCCCGCTGCTGGTGTTTTTGATGGGTATCTCGCTGTACCTGGTACCGACCTGGCAAACGGCGACCTTTGTCAACGGCCTGGCCAACACCCAGTTCAGCAGCCCGGATCTATGGCATTCACTGTGGCTGGCGGTGCCGGTGATGGTGTTTTCTTTCAGCCATGCGCCAATTATCTCGTCCTTCGCCTCCACGCAAAAGAGCCTGTACGGTGAAAAGGCCGAGCGTCGCTGCGCGCGAATCATGCGCTACAGCTATGTGCTGATCTGCGTCACCGTTTTGTTCTTTGTCTTTAGCTGCGTACTGAGCCTGTCTCATGAGGATATGCAGCAGGCGAAAGATCAAAACATCACCGTGCTGACCACGCTGGCGAACAAGTTCTCCAACCCGCTGATCGCCTACCTTGGCCCGATGATGGCGATGTTGGCGATGGCCAAGTCTTATCTGGGTACTTCCCTGGGCGTAACCGAAGGGGCGACCAGCCTGATTGATGGCCTGACGCGTGCGGTGGGTAAACCCTTGAGCTCACGTATTACGCACCGGATTTCCGCCGTGTCGCTGTTCCTGTTGACCTGGGCGGCGACGGTGTGGAACCCGAGCGCACTGCACATTATCGAAACCATCAGCGGCCCGCTGATTGCGGCTATCTTGTTTATTCTGCCGATGTACGCGGTACGGGCGGTGCCCGCGATGCGCCGCTATCGTGCGCTGAGCAATGTCTTTGTCCTGGTAATGGGCCTGATAGCGCTGTCGGCGCTGATTTACGGCCTGATTTGA
- the infC gene encoding translation initiation factor IF-3, whose amino-acid sequence MKGGKRVQPARPNRINREIRAQEVRLTGVDGEQIGIVSLNEALEKAEEAGVDLVEISPNAEPPVCRIMDYGKFLYEKSKSTKEQKKKQKVIQVKEIKFRPGTDDGDYQVKLRNLIRFLEDGDKAKITLRFRGREMAHQQIGMEVLNRVRKDLCEDSDLAIVESFPTRIEGRQMIMVLAPKKRQ is encoded by the coding sequence ATTAAAGGCGGAAAACGAGTTCAACCGGCGCGTCCTAATCGCATTAACAGAGAAATTCGCGCGCAAGAAGTTCGCCTAACCGGCGTCGATGGCGAGCAGATTGGTATTGTCAGTCTGAATGAAGCTCTTGAAAAAGCTGAGGAAGCGGGTGTTGATTTAGTAGAAATCAGCCCAAATGCCGAACCGCCAGTTTGTCGAATCATGGATTACGGCAAATTCCTCTACGAGAAGAGCAAGTCGACAAAAGAACAGAAGAAGAAGCAAAAAGTTATTCAGGTCAAGGAAATCAAATTCCGTCCTGGTACCGATGATGGCGACTATCAGGTCAAACTACGCAACCTGATTCGCTTTCTGGAAGATGGCGATAAAGCCAAAATCACCCTGCGTTTCCGTGGGCGTGAGATGGCGCACCAACAGATCGGTATGGAAGTGCTTAACCGCGTCCGTAAAGACCTGTGTGAAGATTCTGATTTGGCCATTGTCGAATCCTTCCCTACGAGGATCGAAGGCCGTCAGATGATCATGGTGCTCGCACCGAAGAAGAGACAGTAA
- the pheT gene encoding phenylalanine--tRNA ligase subunit beta, giving the protein MKFSELWLREWVNPAISSEALSDQITMAGLEVDGMEPVAGAFNGVVVGHVVECGQHPNADKLRVTKVNVGGDRLLDIVCGAPNCRTGLKVAVATVGAVLPGDFKIKAAKLRGEPSEGMLCSFSELGITDDHDGIIELPEDAPIGTDIREYLSLDDNTIEISVTPNRADCLGIIGVARDVGVLNQVALNEPDMSPVAATIADTLPIRVDAPQACPRYLGRVVKGIDVKAASPLWMREKLRRCGIRSIDAVVDVTNYVLLELGQPMHAFDLSRIEGGIVVRMASEGETLTLLDGNEAKLNADTLVIADHQKALAMGGIFGGEHSGVNETTQDVLLECAFFSPLSITGRARRNGLHTDASHRYERGVDPALQYKAMERATRLLIDICGGQAGPVIDVTTEAELPKRATITLRREKLDRLIGHVVPSEQVSDILRRLGCQVTEQGDNWLAVAPSWRFDMEIEEDLVEEVARVYGYNNIPDVPVRADLIMTKHCEADLTLKRVKTMLVDHGFQEAITYSFVDPKVQALLHPGEEMLILPSPISVEMSAMRLSLWTGLLSAVVYNQNRQQTRLRLFESGLRFVPDTAANLGIRQDVMLAGVIAGHTHEEHWDLARKPVDFYDLKGDLESVLELTGKLSEIQFKAEANPALHPGQSAAIYFQGERVGFIGVVHPELERKLDLNGRTVVFELEWDKVASRAVPQAREISRFPANRRDIAVVVAENVPAEDILAECKKVGANQVVGVNLFDVYRGKGVAEGYKSLAISLVLQDTARTLEEEEIAVTVAKCVEALKQRFQASLRD; this is encoded by the coding sequence ATGAAATTCAGTGAACTCTGGTTGCGCGAGTGGGTAAACCCGGCCATCAGCAGCGAAGCATTATCCGATCAAATCACCATGGCCGGTCTGGAAGTGGACGGTATGGAACCGGTTGCCGGTGCCTTTAACGGCGTGGTAGTAGGCCATGTGGTTGAGTGCGGTCAGCACCCGAACGCAGACAAATTGCGCGTGACCAAGGTCAACGTGGGCGGCGATCGTCTGCTGGACATCGTCTGCGGCGCACCAAACTGCCGCACCGGCCTGAAGGTGGCGGTTGCTACCGTAGGCGCAGTACTGCCGGGCGACTTCAAGATCAAAGCCGCCAAACTGCGTGGTGAGCCTTCCGAAGGCATGCTGTGCTCGTTCTCCGAGCTGGGCATTACCGACGATCACGACGGCATCATCGAACTGCCGGAAGACGCGCCGATTGGAACCGATATCCGTGAATATCTCTCGCTTGACGACAACACCATCGAAATCAGCGTAACGCCGAACCGTGCCGACTGCTTGGGCATTATCGGTGTGGCGCGTGACGTTGGGGTGTTGAACCAGGTCGCCCTGAACGAACCGGATATGAGCCCGGTAGCGGCCACTATTGCGGATACGCTGCCAATCCGCGTTGACGCGCCGCAGGCGTGCCCGCGTTACCTGGGCCGCGTAGTAAAAGGCATCGACGTCAAAGCGGCAAGCCCGCTGTGGATGCGCGAGAAGCTGCGTCGCTGCGGTATCCGTTCCATTGATGCGGTGGTTGACGTGACCAACTACGTGCTGTTGGAACTGGGCCAGCCAATGCATGCATTCGATCTGAGCCGTATTGAAGGCGGTATCGTGGTGCGCATGGCGAGCGAAGGCGAAACCCTGACGCTGCTGGACGGCAACGAAGCCAAACTGAATGCCGATACCTTAGTGATCGCCGATCACCAGAAAGCTCTGGCAATGGGCGGTATCTTCGGGGGCGAACACTCCGGCGTGAATGAAACTACGCAGGACGTGCTGCTGGAATGCGCGTTCTTCAGCCCGCTGTCCATTACTGGCCGCGCGCGCCGTAATGGCTTGCACACTGACGCTTCACATCGCTACGAGCGCGGCGTTGATCCTGCGTTGCAGTACAAAGCGATGGAACGTGCGACCCGCCTGCTGATTGATATCTGTGGTGGCCAGGCCGGCCCGGTTATCGATGTGACTACCGAAGCCGAGTTGCCCAAGCGTGCCACCATCACCTTGCGTCGCGAAAAGCTGGATCGTCTGATCGGCCACGTGGTGCCGAGCGAGCAAGTCAGCGATATTCTGCGTCGTCTTGGCTGCCAGGTGACTGAGCAGGGTGACAACTGGCTGGCAGTGGCGCCGAGCTGGCGTTTCGATATGGAAATCGAAGAAGACCTGGTAGAAGAAGTTGCGCGTGTTTACGGCTACAACAATATTCCTGACGTTCCGGTGCGTGCTGACCTGATCATGACCAAGCATTGCGAAGCGGATCTGACCCTCAAGCGGGTGAAAACCATGCTGGTCGATCACGGTTTCCAGGAAGCGATCACTTACAGCTTCGTCGATCCCAAGGTTCAGGCCTTGCTGCACCCAGGCGAAGAAATGCTGATCCTGCCAAGCCCAATCTCGGTAGAGATGTCCGCAATGCGCCTGTCGTTGTGGACCGGCTTGCTGTCCGCGGTGGTTTATAACCAGAATCGTCAGCAGACTCGTTTGCGCCTGTTCGAAAGCGGCCTGCGCTTTGTGCCTGATACTGCGGCAAATCTGGGTATCCGTCAGGACGTCATGCTGGCAGGCGTGATTGCCGGTCATACGCATGAAGAACATTGGGATCTGGCGCGTAAGCCGGTCGACTTCTATGATTTGAAAGGGGATCTGGAGTCTGTCCTGGAGCTGACCGGTAAATTATCCGAAATTCAGTTCAAGGCAGAGGCTAATCCGGCCTTGCACCCAGGGCAAAGCGCGGCTATTTATTTCCAGGGCGAACGTGTTGGTTTTATCGGTGTTGTTCATCCGGAACTTGAACGTAAACTGGATCTTAACGGCCGCACCGTGGTGTTTGAACTGGAGTGGGACAAGGTCGCAAGCCGCGCCGTGCCTCAGGCGCGGGAGATTTCTCGCTTCCCGGCAAACCGTCGAGATATCGCCGTTGTGGTGGCTGAAAACGTCCCCGCAGAAGATATTTTGGCAGAGTGTAAGAAAGTTGGCGCAAATCAGGTAGTTGGCGTAAACTTGTTTGATGTGTACCGTGGCAAGGGCGTGGCAGAGGGTTATAAGAGCCTGGCTATCAGTCTGGTATTGCAGGATACCGCTCGTACACTGGAAGAAGAGGAGATAGCCGTTACCGTTGCAAAATGTGTAGAGGCTCTAAAACAGCGATTCCAAGCATCCTTGAGGGATTGA
- a CDS encoding ABC transporter substrate-binding protein — translation MHRRITLLALACACGLSAQAMATTYPLTLTDTSGQSLTIKQEPKRIVVQDGRDILTLALLDRADPFARLVAWNNLLKKSDGETWKILRNKWPEANGIIDMGFSDKGEINLESVIAKQPDLMVAQLRSKPSLSQTGVLDKLKALNIPVLFIDTMLKPVENTPKSITLLGETLNRESEAKQYTDFYQQHYQNILDKTKAVEPKPLVFIEAKAGLNGLESCCFTHSHVGWGGMIEAVGARNLGSELLPGATGDVSLEKVISMKPDAYIVSGSQWASKTNAAVPFGYGVTQQQVDDAFNRMKQRPGFAQVTAVKEGRFYGIYHNFYNHPYNIVGLEYLAKFIYPNQFKELDPAKTYSEILSRFTEVPEGKGILGAQAPAGK, via the coding sequence GTGCACCGTCGAATCACCCTGTTGGCTTTGGCCTGCGCCTGCGGTTTGTCCGCTCAGGCGATGGCGACCACTTATCCGTTAACCCTGACAGACACTTCCGGTCAGAGCCTGACCATCAAGCAAGAGCCGAAACGCATTGTGGTGCAGGACGGGCGCGATATTCTGACGCTGGCCTTGCTCGACCGCGCCGATCCTTTCGCCCGGCTGGTGGCCTGGAATAACCTGCTCAAGAAAAGCGACGGCGAAACCTGGAAAATCCTGCGTAACAAGTGGCCGGAAGCCAACGGCATTATCGATATGGGCTTTAGCGACAAGGGGGAGATCAACCTGGAAAGCGTGATCGCCAAACAGCCTGATCTGATGGTGGCACAGCTGCGTTCCAAGCCTTCACTGAGCCAGACCGGCGTGTTGGATAAGCTGAAAGCGCTCAACATTCCGGTGCTGTTTATCGACACCATGCTCAAGCCGGTGGAAAACACCCCGAAAAGCATCACGCTGCTGGGTGAGACCCTGAACCGAGAAAGTGAAGCAAAGCAGTACACCGATTTCTATCAGCAGCATTATCAGAACATCCTGGATAAAACCAAAGCCGTCGAGCCGAAGCCGTTGGTATTTATCGAGGCGAAAGCCGGTCTGAACGGGCTTGAGTCCTGTTGCTTCACCCATTCTCACGTCGGTTGGGGTGGGATGATCGAGGCGGTGGGGGCACGTAACCTGGGCTCCGAATTGTTGCCGGGCGCTACCGGCGATGTCTCCCTGGAAAAAGTGATCAGCATGAAACCGGACGCCTATATCGTTTCCGGTTCTCAATGGGCGTCGAAAACCAATGCCGCAGTGCCCTTTGGTTACGGCGTGACGCAGCAACAGGTTGATGACGCTTTTAACCGGATGAAGCAACGCCCGGGGTTTGCCCAGGTCACGGCGGTGAAGGAGGGGCGCTTCTACGGCATTTACCATAACTTCTATAACCACCCGTACAATATCGTCGGGCTGGAATATCTGGCGAAGTTTATCTATCCGAATCAGTTCAAGGAATTGGATCCGGCCAAAACCTACAGCGAGATCCTCAGCCGCTTTACCGAGGTGCCGGAAGGCAAGGGGATTTTGGGTGCGCAGGCACCGGCAGGGAAGTAA
- the pheM gene encoding pheST operon leader peptide PheM, with amino-acid sequence MHAAIFRFFFYFSA; translated from the coding sequence ATGCACGCTGCTATTTTTCGTTTCTTCTTTTACTTTAGCGCCTGA
- the pheS gene encoding phenylalanine--tRNA ligase subunit alpha: MPHLAELVANAKAAVEDAQDVAALDLVRVEYLGKKGHFTLQMQSLRDVPAEDRPAAGAVINQAKQAVQDALNARKNTLESAALNERLAAETIDVSLPGRRMENGGLHPVTRTIDRIEAFFGELGFSVETGPEIEDDYHNFDALNIPGHHPARADHDTFWFDATRLLRTQTSGVQIRTMKNQQPPIRIIAPGRVYRNDYDQTHTPMFHQMEGLIVDKDISFTNLKGTLHDFLNNFFEEDLQVRFRPSYFPFTEPSAEVDVMGKNGKWLEVLGCGMVHPNVLRNVGIDPEIYSGFAFGMGMERLTMLRYGVTDLRAFFENDLRFLKQFK; the protein is encoded by the coding sequence ATGCCACATCTCGCAGAGCTGGTTGCCAATGCCAAGGCAGCCGTAGAAGATGCCCAGGATGTTGCCGCGTTGGATTTGGTGCGCGTCGAATATTTAGGCAAGAAAGGCCATTTTACCTTGCAGATGCAATCGCTGCGTGACGTGCCGGCAGAAGATCGCCCGGCAGCAGGCGCGGTAATCAACCAGGCAAAACAGGCAGTGCAGGATGCGCTGAACGCGCGTAAAAATACGCTGGAATCGGCTGCGCTCAATGAGCGACTGGCTGCAGAAACCATCGACGTTTCCCTGCCGGGCCGTCGTATGGAAAACGGTGGGCTGCATCCGGTCACCCGTACCATCGACCGTATCGAAGCTTTCTTCGGCGAACTGGGTTTCTCCGTGGAGACCGGGCCTGAGATTGAAGACGACTATCATAACTTCGACGCGTTGAACATTCCGGGTCACCACCCGGCGCGTGCCGATCACGACACCTTCTGGTTCGATGCTACGCGCTTGCTGCGCACCCAGACTTCCGGCGTGCAAATCCGCACCATGAAGAACCAGCAGCCGCCAATCCGCATTATTGCGCCGGGCCGCGTGTACCGTAATGACTACGACCAAACACACACACCGATGTTCCATCAGATGGAAGGCCTGATTGTCGATAAAGACATCAGCTTCACCAATCTGAAGGGCACGCTGCATGATTTCCTGAACAACTTCTTTGAAGAAGATTTACAGGTTCGTTTCCGTCCGTCTTACTTCCCGTTTACCGAACCTTCTGCTGAGGTGGACGTGATGGGTAAAAACGGCAAGTGGCTGGAAGTTCTGGGTTGCGGCATGGTGCACCCGAACGTTCTGCGCAATGTAGGCATCGATCCGGAAATCTACTCCGGCTTCGCTTTCGGTATGGGTATGGAGCGTCTGACGATGCTGCGTTACGGCGTCACCGACCTGCGTGCGTTCTTCGAAAACGATCTGCGTTTCCTCAAACAGTTTAAGTAA
- a CDS encoding PspA/IM30 family protein: MQVANELATVKKISWGSVIGGVITVLAVSLLLSTLGTSLGFSIVDPTSDDPVNGAGTTVVVWSAVSIILSLAAGAFIAGRLAANDGLIHGFLVWATSLIVAAVLGALLVGSAVKATGNALGAIASTSGSLLSGAGSAIGKGVSGIADVGGKVFDKLGIDTQLEPEKLQDNVVAALKKSDIPSLQPEFMQQQLDAAKSEVGDAVKALALQPDNSDAIIQDLVAKLKKHGEAISQDVDEDSLKKALSENTDMTPQEVDQTVKNLVDAKNKTAQLVNQRLNDVEVKINQAKQEYTELKQKAREQAAEAAKALSHAALWSFFALLIGAVISALAGLWGVKTNTRILVVRE; this comes from the coding sequence ATGCAAGTGGCAAACGAATTGGCAACGGTTAAAAAAATATCGTGGGGCAGCGTGATTGGTGGGGTTATCACCGTATTGGCGGTGTCGCTGCTGCTGTCTACCCTGGGCACCAGCCTTGGGTTTTCTATCGTTGACCCGACTTCTGACGATCCGGTCAACGGGGCGGGCACCACCGTGGTGGTTTGGTCTGCAGTTTCGATCATCCTGAGCCTGGCTGCCGGTGCCTTTATTGCCGGCCGTCTGGCGGCAAATGATGGGTTAATCCACGGTTTCCTGGTTTGGGCGACCTCGCTGATTGTGGCGGCCGTGTTGGGCGCTTTATTGGTGGGTTCTGCGGTCAAAGCTACGGGGAACGCGCTGGGGGCTATTGCCTCGACTTCCGGTAGCCTGCTTTCCGGGGCCGGGTCAGCCATTGGTAAAGGCGTTTCGGGTATCGCGGATGTCGGCGGCAAAGTGTTTGATAAGTTGGGGATCGACACCCAGTTGGAACCCGAAAAGTTACAAGACAATGTCGTGGCGGCACTGAAAAAAAGCGATATCCCTTCATTGCAGCCGGAGTTTATGCAGCAACAGTTGGACGCGGCCAAGAGTGAAGTGGGGGACGCGGTGAAAGCATTGGCACTGCAACCGGACAATAGCGATGCGATTATCCAGGATCTGGTGGCGAAATTGAAAAAGCATGGTGAGGCCATTTCGCAGGATGTCGATGAGGATTCGCTCAAGAAAGCGCTGTCGGAAAATACCGATATGACACCGCAGGAAGTTGACCAGACCGTCAAAAATCTGGTTGATGCGAAAAACAAAACGGCGCAGCTGGTGAATCAGCGCTTGAACGACGTGGAAGTAAAAATTAATCAGGCTAAGCAGGAATATACAGAGTTGAAGCAAAAAGCGCGCGAGCAGGCTGCGGAAGCCGCTAAAGCTTTGTCTCATGCGGCTCTGTGGTCATTCTTTGCATTGCTGATTGGCGCTGTTATCAGCGCTTTGGCTGGTCTGTGGGGCGTTAAAACCAACACCCGCATCCTGGTAGTGAGAGAATAA